In Salinarimonas sp., a genomic segment contains:
- a CDS encoding peptidase codes for MTYCVGLLVEQGLVMIADTRTNAGLDNVSTFRKLTVYRRPGESVMALASAGNLSVSQTVVSLLDEGLEDPETGAIARLEDQPTLFKAAELVGRAIREVRAVHGEALAAAGVTFDVSFLFGGQVRGGSMRLYMIYAAGNFIECGQDAPFLQIGEHKYGKPILDRAVRYEGDLYDALKIGLISMDSTMRSNIGVGLPIDVMVLRRDALEPEVLHRIDAGEPYFHDLRERWSAALRAAHMAIPRPPYGPKRGT; via the coding sequence ATGACCTATTGCGTCGGCCTCCTCGTCGAGCAGGGCCTCGTGATGATCGCGGACACGCGCACCAACGCGGGCCTCGACAACGTCTCGACCTTCCGCAAGCTCACCGTCTACCGCCGCCCCGGCGAGAGCGTGATGGCGCTCGCCAGCGCGGGGAACCTCTCCGTCTCCCAGACGGTGGTGAGCCTCCTCGACGAGGGGCTGGAGGACCCCGAGACCGGCGCGATCGCGCGGCTCGAGGACCAGCCGACCCTGTTCAAGGCGGCCGAGCTCGTCGGGCGCGCCATCCGCGAGGTGCGCGCCGTTCACGGGGAGGCGCTCGCGGCGGCGGGCGTCACCTTCGACGTCTCGTTCCTGTTCGGCGGGCAGGTCCGCGGCGGGAGCATGCGGCTCTACATGATCTACGCCGCCGGCAACTTCATCGAATGCGGGCAGGACGCGCCGTTCCTGCAGATCGGCGAGCACAAATACGGCAAGCCCATCCTCGATCGCGCGGTACGCTACGAGGGCGATCTCTACGACGCGCTGAAGATCGGGCTGATCTCGATGGACTCGACCATGCGCTCGAATATCGGCGTCGGGCTGCCCATCGACGTCATGGTGCTGCGCCGGGACGCGCTGGAGCCGGAGGTGCTGCACCGGATCGACGCCGGCGAGCCCTATTTCCACGACCTGCGCGAGCGCTGGTCGGCGGCCTTGCGGGCGGCCCACATGGCGATCCCGCGCCCGCCCTACGGGCCCAAGCGCGGGACCTGA
- a CDS encoding substrate-binding domain-containing protein — protein MNLKELAAHLGLSQTTVSRALNGYPDVAEATRRQVLEAARRFNYRPNPAARRLATGRAGTVAILFPIDRNLLVDPHFFELLAGLAEMIARTEMELSLRATPVEEELETYRRLAAAGRVDGFVLSSPVLEDPRIAELTARGAPFIVHGRTDASEPYAFLDIDNEGGFRKATALLLDLGHTDIALLNGDAALTFAQDRERGFRAALSACGLAPGPDRVRNAPMTEESGYRAARALLEEPNRPTAFVVSSVLLALGVYRAARDLGLTIGRDVSVIAHDDALPFLKAETFDPPLATMLSPIRQAGYRLGEMLIERISGTPPERLQEVWPVDVVFRGSIARPESREGPRARSRPTGVRVKPAAERRPPR, from the coding sequence ATGAATCTCAAGGAATTGGCCGCACATCTGGGCTTGTCGCAGACCACGGTCTCGCGCGCGCTCAACGGCTATCCAGACGTCGCGGAGGCCACGCGCCGGCAGGTGCTGGAGGCCGCGCGGCGCTTCAATTACCGCCCCAACCCGGCGGCGCGCCGGCTCGCCACCGGGCGCGCCGGCACGGTCGCGATCCTCTTTCCCATCGACCGAAACCTCCTCGTCGACCCGCATTTCTTCGAGCTGCTCGCCGGCCTCGCCGAGATGATCGCCCGCACGGAGATGGAGCTGTCGCTGCGTGCGACGCCGGTCGAGGAGGAGCTCGAGACCTATCGCCGCCTCGCGGCCGCGGGGCGCGTCGACGGCTTCGTCCTCTCCTCGCCCGTCCTCGAGGACCCGCGCATCGCCGAGCTGACCGCGCGCGGCGCGCCCTTCATCGTGCACGGGCGCACCGATGCGAGCGAACCCTACGCCTTTCTCGACATCGACAACGAGGGGGGGTTCCGAAAGGCGACGGCGCTGCTGCTCGATCTCGGCCATACCGACATCGCGCTGCTCAACGGGGATGCGGCGCTGACCTTCGCCCAGGACCGCGAGCGCGGCTTCCGGGCGGCGCTCTCCGCGTGCGGGCTCGCGCCGGGCCCGGACCGCGTGCGCAACGCGCCGATGACGGAGGAGAGCGGCTATCGCGCCGCCCGCGCCCTGCTCGAGGAGCCCAATCGCCCCACCGCCTTCGTGGTCTCGAGCGTGCTGCTGGCACTCGGCGTCTATCGCGCCGCACGCGACCTCGGCCTGACGATCGGGCGGGACGTCTCGGTCATCGCCCACGACGACGCCCTGCCCTTCCTCAAGGCCGAGACCTTCGACCCGCCGCTCGCCACCATGCTCTCGCCGATCCGCCAGGCGGGCTATCGGCTCGGCGAGATGCTGATCGAGCGCATCTCGGGCACGCCGCCCGAGCGGCTGCAGGAGGTCTGGCCGGTGGACGTCGTGTTCCGCGGCTCGATCGCGCGGCCGGAGTCGCGGGAGGGCCCGCGGGCCCGCTCGCGGCCCACGGGCGTGCGCGTCAAGCCCGCGGCGGAGCGGCGGCCTCCGCGATGA
- a CDS encoding DMT family transporter, whose amino-acid sequence MIARLASLPVLCGAFVVLWSSGFVGAKYGLGHSGAFTLLFWRYVLVAAVLAGLVTLMGQWRRLPPRVLARHAVVGVLAHAGWLAAVLGAIDLGLSAGLAAFITALQPMMTGALSARMTGEPVTRREWSGLVLGLIAVAVVIGDGISLGGAPLAYALPFLAVAAITVATLIDRSANLGEQPPAPLMLVTFWHCVASLLVLAPLAIGLEGLAAEVTAGFVFSVVWLALVVSLAAFGLMFVLLRRISASRVASLTYLSPPVTMVMAWLVFGETVTVAGVVGLVVAALAVWLAAAPGAPAAEAIEPEPLIAEAAAPPRA is encoded by the coding sequence ATGATCGCGCGTCTCGCCTCCCTTCCCGTCCTGTGCGGCGCGTTCGTCGTCCTGTGGAGCTCCGGCTTCGTGGGCGCGAAGTACGGGCTCGGCCATTCGGGCGCCTTCACGCTCCTGTTCTGGCGCTACGTGCTGGTCGCGGCCGTCCTCGCCGGGTTGGTGACCCTGATGGGCCAGTGGCGGCGCTTGCCGCCACGCGTCCTGGCGCGGCACGCCGTCGTCGGCGTCCTGGCGCATGCAGGCTGGCTCGCAGCCGTGCTCGGCGCCATCGATCTCGGCCTCTCGGCCGGGCTCGCCGCCTTCATCACGGCGCTGCAGCCGATGATGACCGGCGCGCTCTCCGCGCGCATGACCGGCGAGCCGGTGACCCGCCGCGAATGGTCGGGGCTCGTCCTCGGGCTGATCGCCGTCGCCGTCGTCATCGGCGACGGAATCTCGCTCGGCGGCGCGCCGCTCGCCTACGCCTTGCCGTTCCTGGCGGTCGCCGCGATCACGGTCGCGACCTTGATCGACCGGAGCGCCAATCTCGGCGAGCAGCCTCCGGCCCCGCTGATGCTCGTGACGTTCTGGCACTGCGTCGCCTCGCTCCTCGTGCTCGCGCCCTTGGCGATCGGGCTGGAAGGCCTCGCGGCGGAGGTCACGGCCGGTTTCGTCTTCTCGGTGGTCTGGCTGGCGCTCGTGGTCTCGCTCGCAGCCTTCGGCCTCATGTTCGTGCTGTTGCGTCGGATCTCGGCCTCGCGAGTGGCGAGCCTCACCTACCTGTCGCCTCCGGTGACCATGGTGATGGCCTGGCTCGTCTTCGGGGAGACGGTCACGGTGGCGGGCGTCGTCGGGCTCGTCGTCGCGGCGCTCGCCGTCTGGCTGGCCGCCGCCCCGGGGGCGCCCGCCGCCGAGGCGATCGAGCCGGAGCCGCTCATCGCGGAGGCCGCCGCTCCGCCGCGGGCTTGA
- a CDS encoding LysR family transcriptional regulator, with the protein MSLIPDLALMLELAEHGSFSVVGRRQDQAPSSIARRLDRLEALVGERLFNRTPKGLFLTATGARKLAEARELVAAADAFVAERPRDGALRGAVALTAPSRLGAVCVAPIVAGFLAEHPEVCVDLHLTDAFQDLDRERIDIAVRVGGDAPGHHRVRRIADNRRVLVASPAYVATRPPITTPEDLRAADGVLLGAAPIWRLRDAAGRRIDVAPRARVRCVAGDAVTPLCEAGLGVALKSYWDVRGSLVAGRLVQVLPDWAQADGSEILLTTPSNRLVSPAARAMAQALERGLRPLITA; encoded by the coding sequence ATGAGCCTGATCCCGGACCTCGCGCTGATGCTCGAGCTGGCGGAGCACGGCAGCTTCTCCGTCGTCGGCCGCCGGCAGGACCAGGCGCCGTCGAGCATCGCCCGCCGTCTGGACCGGCTCGAGGCCCTGGTCGGCGAGCGGCTCTTCAACAGGACACCGAAGGGTCTGTTCCTCACCGCGACCGGCGCGCGCAAGCTCGCCGAGGCGCGCGAGCTCGTCGCGGCGGCGGACGCCTTCGTCGCCGAGCGCCCGCGCGACGGCGCGCTGAGGGGGGCGGTCGCCCTCACGGCGCCATCGCGACTTGGCGCGGTCTGCGTCGCCCCGATCGTGGCGGGCTTCCTCGCGGAGCATCCCGAGGTCTGCGTCGACCTGCACCTGACCGACGCTTTCCAGGATCTCGATCGCGAGCGGATCGACATCGCCGTTCGTGTCGGCGGGGATGCGCCGGGCCATCATCGGGTGCGGCGCATCGCCGACAACAGGCGTGTCCTCGTCGCCTCGCCCGCCTATGTCGCGACGCGCCCGCCGATCACGACGCCCGAGGATCTCCGGGCCGCCGACGGCGTCCTCCTCGGGGCCGCGCCGATCTGGCGTCTGCGCGACGCCGCCGGCCGGCGGATCGACGTGGCGCCGCGCGCCCGGGTGCGCTGCGTGGCGGGCGACGCGGTGACCCCGCTGTGCGAGGCCGGGCTCGGCGTCGCGCTGAAGTCGTACTGGGACGTGCGCGGCTCGTTGGTGGCCGGCCGCCTGGTCCAGGTCTTGCCGGACTGGGCCCAGGCCGACGGCTCCGAGATCCTCCTGACGACGCCGTCGAACCGTCTCGTCTCGCCGGCGGCGCGGGCCATGGCGCAGGCGCTCGAGCGCGGATTGCGCCCCCTGATCACCGCATAG
- a CDS encoding TauD/TfdA family dioxygenase — MGLHDSNFTAQAVVEVRPEADHLSVRWGSGEVSRFHYQWLRDNCRSSERFDLRTGERKALIESVPAGLGAQSVEVSDGSIRIVWSDGAAESRFAPDWLRRNAYDAPAAPARVRTTWDAGYADAVARFTYDEVMRDDAAAADMIGAFETFGLVQLVGAPTAAGEVERFASRLAYVREIVFDRIADIRVEADPYTLGFTNEALPLHTDCSGYSWPPNVMVFHCLRNQVAGGASRFVDGARVVEELRERDPETLRMLTRYPVEFRLWSKQADTLSRRAPIILDDDGELEIIRYANWAVQPLRTMPFDLVPRWYDAWRALAERVNAPENGVRIRCAPGEVLLIDNHRVLHGRDAFDVEEGVRHFQQVYMERDDLSGFRRVVRGMGGAR; from the coding sequence ATGGGACTGCACGACAGCAATTTCACGGCCCAGGCCGTCGTCGAGGTCCGGCCTGAGGCCGATCACCTCTCCGTTCGCTGGGGCTCCGGCGAGGTTTCGCGATTCCACTACCAATGGCTGCGCGACAATTGCCGGTCCAGCGAGCGTTTCGACCTCCGCACCGGCGAGCGGAAGGCGCTGATCGAGTCCGTCCCGGCCGGCCTCGGCGCGCAGAGCGTCGAGGTGAGCGACGGCTCGATCCGGATCGTCTGGTCGGACGGGGCCGCCGAGAGCCGCTTCGCGCCCGATTGGCTGCGTCGAAACGCCTACGACGCGCCGGCCGCGCCGGCGAGGGTCCGCACGACCTGGGACGCCGGCTATGCCGACGCCGTCGCGCGCTTCACCTACGACGAGGTCATGCGGGACGACGCCGCGGCCGCCGACATGATCGGCGCCTTCGAGACCTTCGGCCTCGTGCAGCTGGTCGGCGCCCCCACGGCGGCGGGCGAGGTCGAGCGTTTCGCGTCGCGTCTCGCCTACGTGCGCGAGATCGTCTTCGACCGGATCGCCGACATCAGGGTCGAGGCCGATCCCTACACGCTCGGCTTCACGAACGAAGCCTTGCCGCTGCACACGGACTGCTCCGGATATTCCTGGCCGCCGAACGTCATGGTGTTCCACTGCCTGCGCAACCAGGTCGCCGGTGGGGCGTCGCGCTTCGTCGACGGCGCCCGCGTCGTGGAGGAGCTGCGCGAGCGCGATCCCGAGACGCTGCGGATGCTGACGCGCTATCCCGTCGAGTTCCGCCTCTGGTCGAAGCAGGCCGACACGCTCTCGCGCCGCGCGCCGATCATCCTCGACGACGACGGCGAGCTGGAGATCATCCGCTACGCGAACTGGGCGGTTCAGCCGCTGCGGACGATGCCGTTCGACCTGGTGCCGCGCTGGTACGACGCCTGGCGAGCGCTCGCCGAGCGCGTCAACGCTCCGGAGAACGGCGTGCGGATCCGGTGCGCGCCGGGCGAGGTGCTTCTGATCGACAATCATCGCGTGCTCCACGGCCGCGACGCCTTCGACGTCGAGGAGGGCGTCCGGCACTTCCAGCAGGTCTACATGGAGCGGGACGACCTCTCCGGCTTCCGCCGTGTCGTTCGGGGCATGGGAGGGGCGCGATGA
- a CDS encoding sn-glycerol-3-phosphate ABC transporter ATP-binding protein UgpC, protein MAEVVLKNVIKRFGGVEIIHGVDLDIKDGEFVVFVGPSGCGKSTLLRLVAGLEDITAGDMYIGDKRVNALSPKERGIAMVFQSYALYPHMTVYENMAFGLELAKSSKQEIDEAVRKAADILELTPLLERLPKQLSGGQRQRVAIGRAIVREPKVFLFDEPLSNLDAALRVQMRIEIAKLHKDMGVTMIYVTHDQVEAMTLADKIVVLNAGNVEQVGHPLELYHNPQNLFVAGFIGSPRMNFIETTVDSASADTVTMGLPGGGRAVAKVDGARARPGQKVTLGIRPEHIVLEPSDSEVTGKIDVIEQLGEAYLLHVRLADGSMVTAKLPGDAHQKEGDQVTLGFDGALCHVFDEGQKALPRIITAQAA, encoded by the coding sequence ATGGCCGAAGTGGTCCTGAAGAACGTGATCAAGCGGTTCGGTGGCGTGGAGATCATCCACGGCGTCGATCTCGACATCAAGGACGGCGAGTTCGTCGTCTTCGTCGGCCCGTCGGGCTGCGGCAAGTCCACGCTGCTGCGCCTCGTCGCCGGGCTGGAGGACATCACCGCCGGCGACATGTATATCGGCGACAAGCGGGTGAACGCGCTCAGCCCCAAGGAACGGGGCATCGCGATGGTGTTCCAGTCCTACGCGCTCTACCCGCACATGACGGTCTACGAGAACATGGCCTTCGGCCTGGAGCTCGCGAAATCCTCCAAGCAGGAGATCGACGAGGCGGTGCGCAAGGCCGCGGACATCCTGGAGCTCACCCCGCTGCTCGAGCGCCTGCCCAAGCAGCTCTCCGGCGGCCAGCGCCAGCGCGTCGCCATCGGCCGCGCCATCGTGCGCGAGCCCAAGGTGTTCCTGTTCGACGAGCCGCTGTCCAACCTCGACGCGGCCTTGCGCGTCCAGATGCGCATCGAGATCGCCAAGCTCCACAAGGACATGGGCGTGACGATGATCTACGTCACGCACGACCAGGTCGAGGCGATGACGCTCGCGGACAAGATCGTCGTGCTCAACGCAGGGAACGTGGAGCAGGTCGGGCATCCGCTCGAGCTCTACCACAACCCGCAGAACCTCTTCGTGGCGGGCTTCATCGGCTCGCCGCGGATGAACTTCATCGAGACGACGGTCGACAGCGCCAGCGCCGACACCGTGACGATGGGCCTGCCCGGCGGGGGGCGCGCCGTCGCCAAGGTCGACGGCGCGCGCGCCAGGCCCGGGCAGAAGGTGACGCTCGGCATCCGCCCCGAGCACATCGTGCTCGAACCCTCCGATTCGGAGGTCACCGGCAAGATCGACGTGATCGAGCAGCTCGGGGAGGCGTATCTCCTGCACGTGCGCCTCGCCGACGGCTCGATGGTCACCGCGAAGCTGCCGGGCGATGCGCACCAGAAGGAGGGCGATCAGGTGACGCTCGGCTTCGACGGCGCGCTCTGCCACGTCTTCGACGAAGGCCAGAAGGCGCTTCCCCGGATCATCACCGCCCAGGCGGCGTGA
- a CDS encoding carbohydrate ABC transporter permease gives MRTPVYAKVAFWALIVAIVIFSIFPFYYAIISSFRSGSALFSTAVWPDAVDIANYVSVFTGQPFGRNILNSIVVAVSVVALSLFLGVTAAYALGRVTFRGRGLLLLTILSVSMFPQVAVLSGMFELIRALNIYNTLWGLILSNMILTLPFTVWVLTTFMRELPKELEEAAFVDGASPWIVVRRIFLPLMWPAMVTTGLLAFIAAWNEFLFALTFTLSSEQRTVPVAIALLSGATQFELPWGNIMAASVIVTVPVVILVLIFQRRIVSGLTAGAVKG, from the coding sequence ATGAGAACGCCCGTCTACGCCAAGGTGGCCTTCTGGGCCCTGATCGTGGCGATCGTGATCTTCTCGATCTTCCCGTTCTACTACGCGATCATCTCGAGCTTCCGCTCCGGATCGGCGCTGTTCTCAACCGCCGTGTGGCCGGACGCGGTCGACATCGCGAACTACGTCTCGGTCTTCACCGGCCAGCCCTTCGGGCGCAACATCCTCAACTCGATCGTGGTGGCGGTCTCGGTCGTGGCGTTGTCGCTCTTCCTCGGAGTCACCGCCGCCTACGCGCTCGGCCGCGTCACCTTCCGGGGGAGGGGGCTCCTGCTCCTCACCATCCTGTCGGTGTCGATGTTCCCGCAGGTGGCGGTGCTGTCGGGCATGTTCGAGCTGATCCGGGCACTGAACATCTACAACACGCTCTGGGGCCTGATCCTCTCCAACATGATCCTGACGCTGCCCTTCACGGTGTGGGTGCTCACCACCTTCATGCGGGAGCTGCCCAAGGAGCTCGAGGAGGCCGCCTTCGTCGACGGGGCCTCGCCCTGGATCGTGGTGCGGCGCATCTTCCTGCCGCTGATGTGGCCCGCCATGGTGACGACGGGGCTCCTCGCCTTCATCGCGGCCTGGAACGAGTTCCTGTTCGCGCTCACCTTCACGCTCTCGTCCGAGCAGCGCACGGTGCCCGTCGCCATCGCGCTCCTCTCCGGCGCGACGCAGTTCGAGCTGCCCTGGGGCAACATCATGGCCGCGTCCGTGATCGTGACGGTGCCCGTCGTCATCCTGGTGCTGATCTTCCAGCGCCGCATCGTCTCCGGCCTCACCGCCGGCGCCGTGAAGGGCTGA
- a CDS encoding ABC transporter substrate-binding protein: MKFRTLIGASVVGLTAALAAGGAQAQGASISISCGAVGQELELCREGAEAWAEATGNSVTVVSTPNSSTERLALYQQLLAAGAADIDVFQIDVIWPGILGEHFIDLAPYMEGQQDEHFEAIVENNTIEGRLVAMPWFTDAGVLYYRQDLLDKHGASVPTTWQELTDTAQMIQDAERAEGNDQLWGFVFQGRAYEGLTCNALEWIDAYGGGSIVDPEGEVTVNNEDAIEAIRLAGTWVGNISPEGVLNYAEEEARGVFQSGNAVFMRNWPYAWALANSDDSPVKGKVGVAALPKGGEDGKNTGTLGGWNLAVSKYSANAEAAADLVRFLTSYEEQKRRAIEASYNPTIAALYDDEEVLAANPFFGDLYDTFVNAVARPSRPTGESYNRVSSEFWNAVHNVLSDTAEAEPAIESLESSLNRLSRRGW; the protein is encoded by the coding sequence ATGAAATTCCGCACTCTCATCGGCGCGTCGGTCGTCGGGCTCACGGCGGCGTTGGCCGCGGGCGGCGCGCAGGCGCAGGGCGCGTCGATCTCGATCTCCTGCGGCGCGGTCGGCCAGGAGCTCGAGCTTTGCCGCGAGGGCGCCGAGGCGTGGGCGGAGGCGACCGGCAACTCGGTCACCGTGGTCTCCACCCCGAACTCCTCCACCGAGCGCCTGGCCCTCTACCAGCAGCTGCTCGCCGCCGGCGCGGCCGACATCGACGTCTTCCAGATCGACGTGATCTGGCCGGGCATCCTGGGCGAGCACTTCATCGATCTCGCGCCCTACATGGAGGGCCAGCAGGACGAGCACTTCGAGGCCATCGTCGAGAACAACACGATCGAGGGCCGGCTCGTCGCCATGCCCTGGTTCACCGACGCGGGCGTGCTCTACTATCGCCAGGATCTGCTCGACAAGCACGGCGCCTCCGTGCCGACCACCTGGCAGGAGCTGACCGACACGGCGCAGATGATCCAGGACGCCGAGCGCGCCGAGGGTAACGATCAGCTCTGGGGCTTCGTCTTCCAGGGCCGCGCCTACGAGGGCCTGACCTGCAACGCGCTCGAGTGGATCGACGCGTATGGCGGCGGCTCGATCGTCGATCCCGAGGGCGAGGTCACCGTCAACAACGAGGACGCCATCGAGGCCATCCGCCTCGCCGGCACCTGGGTCGGCAACATCTCCCCCGAGGGCGTGCTGAACTACGCCGAGGAGGAGGCGCGCGGCGTCTTCCAGTCGGGCAATGCGGTATTCATGCGCAACTGGCCCTACGCCTGGGCGCTGGCCAACTCGGACGACAGCCCGGTGAAGGGCAAGGTCGGCGTCGCGGCGCTGCCCAAGGGCGGCGAGGACGGCAAGAACACCGGCACGCTCGGCGGCTGGAACCTCGCCGTGTCGAAGTACTCCGCCAATGCCGAGGCCGCGGCCGACCTCGTGCGGTTCCTGACCTCCTACGAGGAGCAGAAGCGCCGCGCCATCGAGGCCTCCTACAACCCGACCATCGCCGCGCTCTACGACGACGAAGAGGTGCTCGCCGCCAACCCGTTCTTCGGCGACCTCTACGACACGTTCGTCAACGCCGTGGCGCGTCCCTCGCGTCCGACGGGCGAGAGCTACAACCGGGTCTCCTCGGAGTTCTGGAACGCGGTGCACAACGTCCTCTCCGACACCGCCGAGGCGGAGCCGGCGATCGAGAGCCTCGAGTCCTCGCTCAACCGCCTGAGCCGCCGCGGCTGGTGA
- a CDS encoding sugar ABC transporter permease — protein sequence MAMPAKSSELTRARVRSAWLFLSPMLVVLALIAGWPLLRTIYFSFTDASLSSISDYQFIGFANFLEYYEGEWYGVIADPDWWRAVYNTLWFTVMSVSLELVLGMIIALTLNAAFPGRGMLRAAILIPWAIPTIVSAQMWGWMLHDQFGVLNEILMTFGIISSPVAWTASPDTALWAVVMVDVWKTTPFMALLILAALQMLPSDCYEAARVDGINPVKVFFKVTLPLIRPALMVAIIFRALDALRIFDLIYVLTSNSRDTMSMSVYARQQLVDFQDVGYGSAASTLLFLIIAILVIITLTAGRVRLGEDAR from the coding sequence ATGGCGATGCCCGCCAAGTCCTCGGAGCTGACCCGCGCGCGCGTGCGCTCGGCTTGGCTCTTCCTGTCGCCGATGCTCGTGGTCCTGGCGCTGATCGCCGGATGGCCCCTGCTCCGGACGATCTATTTCAGCTTCACCGACGCCAGCCTGTCGAGCATCTCGGACTACCAGTTCATCGGCTTCGCCAACTTCCTCGAATATTACGAGGGCGAGTGGTACGGCGTCATCGCCGATCCAGACTGGTGGCGGGCCGTCTACAACACGCTCTGGTTCACCGTGATGTCGGTCTCGCTCGAGCTCGTGCTCGGCATGATCATCGCGCTGACGCTCAACGCCGCCTTCCCCGGCCGCGGCATGCTCCGGGCCGCGATCCTCATCCCCTGGGCGATCCCGACCATCGTCTCGGCGCAGATGTGGGGCTGGATGCTGCACGACCAGTTCGGCGTCCTCAACGAGATCCTGATGACCTTCGGGATCATCTCCTCGCCCGTCGCCTGGACCGCCTCGCCGGACACCGCGCTCTGGGCGGTGGTCATGGTCGACGTGTGGAAGACGACCCCGTTCATGGCGCTCCTCATCCTCGCCGCGCTGCAGATGCTGCCTTCCGACTGCTACGAGGCGGCGCGGGTCGACGGCATCAACCCGGTCAAGGTCTTCTTCAAGGTTACCCTGCCGCTCATCCGCCCGGCGCTGATGGTGGCGATCATCTTCCGCGCGCTCGACGCGCTGCGCATCTTCGACCTGATCTACGTCCTGACCTCCAACTCGCGCGACACGATGTCGATGTCGGTCTACGCCCGCCAGCAGCTCGTCGACTTCCAGGACGTCGGCTACGGCTCCGCCGCCTCGACGCTGCTCTTCCTCATCATCGCCATCCTGGTGATCATCACGCTGACCGCCGGCCGCGTCCGGCTCGGGGAGGACGCCCGATGA
- a CDS encoding transglutaminase family protein translates to MRIRIEHETTYTYEEPAKGLIQVLRLTPRAHMGQHVLRWRIEPSLDGALRQGEDALGNIVHRFAAETAGDELTIRVVGEVETDETHGVVRGAVERAPELYFLRTTPMTAPSDALIAFAEEHAGAAASSDPLAALHALGTALHERLAMERGPADTAVGGAEAFARGRGLPQDIAHAFVAAARHLGIPARNVSGYLYATDEDADDSGGDAGGEPEGQGGGEGARGHVHAWAEAKAAGLGWVAFDPSRGVCAGPAYLRVAIGLDAPGCAPVRGARYGGGAEALSVRLSVTDARGGAPDREPASGSGSGQSHSQSQS, encoded by the coding sequence ATGCGCATCCGGATCGAGCACGAGACGACCTATACCTACGAGGAGCCGGCGAAGGGCCTGATCCAGGTGCTTCGCCTGACGCCCCGCGCGCATATGGGCCAGCACGTCTTGCGCTGGCGCATCGAGCCCTCGCTCGACGGCGCGCTGCGCCAGGGCGAGGACGCGCTCGGCAACATCGTGCATCGCTTCGCGGCGGAGACCGCGGGCGACGAGCTGACGATCCGCGTCGTCGGCGAGGTGGAGACCGACGAGACGCACGGCGTCGTGCGCGGCGCCGTGGAGCGAGCGCCGGAGCTCTACTTCCTGCGCACGACGCCGATGACGGCGCCCTCGGATGCGCTGATCGCCTTCGCGGAGGAGCATGCGGGCGCGGCCGCGTCCTCCGATCCGCTGGCTGCGCTGCACGCGCTCGGCACGGCGCTGCACGAGCGGCTCGCGATGGAGCGCGGCCCGGCGGACACGGCGGTGGGCGGCGCGGAGGCCTTCGCCCGCGGGCGCGGCCTGCCGCAGGACATCGCCCACGCCTTCGTCGCGGCGGCGCGCCACTTGGGCATTCCCGCCCGCAACGTCTCGGGCTATCTCTACGCCACCGACGAGGACGCGGACGACAGCGGAGGGGACGCCGGTGGTGAGCCCGAGGGCCAGGGCGGGGGCGAGGGCGCGCGCGGCCATGTGCATGCCTGGGCGGAGGCCAAGGCGGCCGGGCTCGGCTGGGTGGCGTTCGACCCCTCGCGCGGGGTCTGCGCCGGCCCGGCCTACCTGCGGGTCGCGATCGGCCTCGACGCGCCGGGCTGCGCGCCGGTGCGCGGCGCGCGCTACGGCGGCGGCGCCGAAGCGCTTTCCGTGCGCCTCAGCGTCACCGACGCCCGCGGCGGTGCGCCGGATCGCGAGCCCGCTTCCGGCTCCGGCTCGGGGCAGAGCCACTCCCAGTCCCAATCCTGA